The proteins below come from a single uncultured Carboxylicivirga sp. genomic window:
- the hcp gene encoding hydroxylamine reductase, whose translation MSMFCYQCQEAAKGEGCTIKGVCGKEDSTANLQDLLVYVTKGVSLVTEIAKKNSVAIDKADKFVFEALFVTITNANFDDNKITNKIIEGIQVRDALKKELEDKGVEIPNLPANATWVAEGEEAIKAKSEIVGILTEQNEDIRSLKELLTYGLKGMAAYAEHAFNLGYTDEKVFAFMHKALVATTRTDITVDELVGLTLECGEYGVNVMALLDKANTESYGNPEITKVNIGVRNNPAILISGHDLKDMEELLKQTEGTGVDVYTHSEMLPAHYYPAFKKYEHFVGNYGNAWWKQKEEFESFNGAILFTTNCIVPPKDSYKTRVYTTGASGFDGCTHIPDRQDGQPKDFSAIIEHAKRLPAPTEIETGEIVGGFAHNQVMQLADKVVDAVKTGAIKKFLVMAGCDGRMKGREYYTDFADQLPQDTVILTAGCAKYRYNKLPLGDIGGIPRVLDAGQCNDSYSLAVVALKLKEVFELNDINELPIAYNIAWYEQKAVIVLLALLHLGVKNIHLGPTLPAFLSPNVVNVLVENFGIAGIGTVEEDLKLHLA comes from the coding sequence ATGAGCATGTTTTGTTACCAATGTCAGGAAGCTGCAAAAGGGGAAGGTTGTACTATCAAAGGAGTTTGTGGTAAAGAAGATTCAACAGCGAACTTACAGGATTTATTAGTGTATGTAACCAAAGGTGTATCATTGGTTACTGAAATTGCAAAGAAGAACTCGGTTGCCATTGATAAAGCCGACAAATTTGTTTTTGAGGCATTATTTGTGACCATTACCAACGCTAATTTTGATGATAATAAAATCACCAATAAAATTATTGAAGGTATTCAGGTTCGTGATGCTTTAAAGAAAGAACTGGAAGATAAAGGTGTAGAAATTCCAAACCTTCCGGCTAATGCGACTTGGGTTGCAGAGGGCGAAGAAGCAATTAAAGCTAAAAGTGAAATTGTTGGAATATTAACAGAGCAAAACGAGGATATTCGTTCATTGAAAGAGTTGTTAACCTACGGATTAAAAGGGATGGCTGCTTATGCCGAACATGCTTTTAATTTAGGTTATACTGACGAGAAAGTATTTGCATTTATGCATAAGGCATTAGTTGCCACTACCAGAACTGACATTACTGTTGATGAATTGGTTGGCTTAACTTTGGAATGCGGTGAGTATGGTGTAAATGTGATGGCACTGTTAGATAAGGCCAATACAGAATCTTATGGAAATCCTGAAATCACAAAAGTAAATATTGGTGTACGTAACAATCCGGCAATCCTTATCAGCGGTCACGACCTGAAAGATATGGAAGAGCTGTTAAAGCAAACCGAAGGAACCGGGGTTGATGTTTATACACACAGCGAGATGTTGCCAGCTCACTATTATCCTGCATTTAAAAAGTACGAACACTTTGTAGGAAACTATGGTAATGCATGGTGGAAACAAAAAGAAGAATTTGAATCATTTAACGGAGCGATTTTATTTACAACAAACTGTATTGTTCCTCCAAAAGATAGTTACAAAACTAGAGTTTATACAACAGGTGCATCAGGTTTCGATGGTTGTACTCATATTCCGGACAGACAAGACGGACAACCAAAAGATTTTTCTGCAATCATTGAACACGCTAAAAGATTGCCTGCTCCAACCGAGATTGAAACAGGTGAAATTGTGGGTGGATTTGCACACAACCAGGTAATGCAATTAGCCGACAAAGTAGTTGATGCTGTTAAAACAGGAGCTATTAAGAAATTCCTTGTAATGGCAGGATGTGATGGAAGAATGAAAGGACGTGAATACTATACAGATTTTGCAGACCAATTACCACAAGATACTGTTATTCTTACCGCAGGATGTGCGAAATATCGTTACAACAAATTACCATTGGGTGATATAGGTGGCATTCCTCGTGTATTGGATGCAGGACAATGTAACGATTCATATTCTTTGGCTGTTGTAGCTCTAAAACTGAAAGAAGTATTTGAACTGAATGATATTAACGAACTGCCAATTGCATATAACATTGCATGGTACGAGCAAAAAGCTGTGATTGTATTATTAGCTTTATTGCATTTAGGAGTGAAAAACATTCACCTGGGGCCAACATTGCCAGCTTTCCTTTCTCCAAATGTGGTCAATGTTTTGGTTGAGAACTTCGGAATAGCCGGAATTGGAACCGTTGAAGAAGATTTGAAGCTTCATTTGGCTTAA
- a CDS encoding site-specific integrase: MKNQKKISAISQLWLADKKQYVKKSTISAYMLLVKNHLQPSFGKNYQISEEEVQAFVFKKLDEGLSKKTIMDILIVLKMILKFGAKQNLLQYEPFEIRYPTEQKGQQLEVFSRNEQKKIMHHVQEHFTFRNLGIYLCLTTGLRIGEVCALTWDDINTETGMISVNKTIQRIYTMENNIGKTELIIDSPKTKNSVREIPMNRELLRMVKSVKKIVNASFFVLTNEIKSTEPRTYRNYYKSFMDNLGVPHLKFHSLRHTFATRCIESNCDYKTVSVLLGHSNISTTLNLYVHPNAEQKKKAINQMFKSLN; this comes from the coding sequence ATGAAAAATCAGAAGAAAATCTCAGCAATCAGTCAACTATGGTTGGCTGACAAAAAACAGTATGTGAAAAAATCAACCATCTCAGCTTATATGTTATTGGTAAAAAATCACTTGCAGCCGTCCTTTGGTAAAAACTACCAAATAAGCGAAGAGGAAGTACAAGCATTTGTCTTTAAAAAATTAGACGAAGGATTAAGTAAGAAAACAATAATGGATATACTAATTGTTCTGAAAATGATTCTAAAATTCGGGGCTAAGCAAAATCTGTTACAATACGAACCATTTGAAATCCGCTATCCTACCGAACAAAAAGGCCAACAATTAGAGGTTTTTAGTCGTAACGAACAAAAAAAGATAATGCACCATGTGCAAGAGCATTTCACATTTCGAAATTTGGGTATTTACTTATGCCTAACTACAGGACTGCGAATTGGGGAAGTTTGCGCCCTTACCTGGGATGATATTAATACCGAAACAGGCATGATAAGTGTAAATAAAACCATCCAACGCATTTATACCATGGAAAACAACATTGGTAAAACTGAACTAATAATCGATAGTCCTAAAACCAAAAACTCTGTTCGTGAGATACCCATGAACCGTGAATTGTTGCGTATGGTGAAATCCGTTAAAAAGATAGTCAATGCATCCTTTTTCGTATTAACAAACGAAATTAAGAGTACAGAACCACGTACCTATCGAAATTATTATAAAAGCTTTATGGATAATCTTGGTGTGCCACATTTAAAATTTCATAGTTTACGCCACACCTTTGCAACACGCTGCATCGAAAGCAATTGCGACTATAAAACGGTAAGTGTATTATTGGGTCACTCAAATATTAGTACAACCTTAAACCTCTATGTTCATCCTAATGCAGAACAGAAGAAAAAGGCAATAAACCAAATGTTTAAGTCATTGAATTAA
- a CDS encoding DUF2200 domain-containing protein has product MDNVKIFKMPFAKVYPLYIQKAERKGRTQKEVDEIIYWLTGYDKYSLFQILSNKSDFETFFKYAPKINPNAAKIKGIVCGVRVENIEDKLMQQIRFLDKLIDELAKGKSMEKILR; this is encoded by the coding sequence ATGGATAATGTAAAAATCTTTAAGATGCCTTTTGCCAAAGTCTATCCGCTTTATATTCAAAAAGCTGAAAGAAAAGGGAGAACCCAGAAAGAAGTGGATGAAATTATCTATTGGCTCACTGGCTATGATAAATACAGTCTATTTCAAATTTTATCGAATAAATCTGATTTTGAGACTTTCTTTAAGTATGCACCAAAAATAAATCCAAATGCCGCTAAAATTAAGGGCATTGTATGCGGTGTTCGGGTCGAGAATATTGAAGATAAGTTAATGCAGCAAATTAGGTTTCTCGATAAATTGATTGACGAACTGGCAAAAGGAAAATCAATGGAGAAAATTTTAAGGTAA
- a CDS encoding restriction endonuclease subunit S, which produces MRFPEFEGEWKIKTLESHTVKIGDGIHGTPKYDDNGEYYFINGNNLVNGNIKINEQTKRVSEDEAIKHKRDLGSRTLLLSINGTVGNVAFYKDEKVMLGKSAAYLNIEDYIDVNFIYHVLNTPKTQYFFYSELTGTTIKNLSLKSIRETRIATPNLEEQTKIADFLQKINERIETQNKIIEHQESLIKGLMQQIFTQQLRFKANNGSLFPDWQEKKLGKLFRIGSGRDYKHLQQGNIPVYGTGGYMTSVDNYLYEGESVGIGRKGTIDKPVFLTGKFWTVDTLFYTHSFKDVLPYFVFLLFKQINWLKYNEASGVPSLSKTTIEKIKVKIPVIEEQQKIVKSFYSISKRIENEKQILEHYKQQKKHLLQNLFI; this is translated from the coding sequence TTGAGATTCCCAGAGTTTGAGGGAGAATGGAAAATTAAAACACTGGAGAGTCATACTGTTAAAATTGGTGATGGAATTCATGGTACGCCAAAATATGATGATAATGGAGAATATTATTTTATTAATGGAAATAACTTGGTAAATGGTAATATTAAAATAAATGAACAGACAAAAAGGGTATCTGAAGATGAAGCGATAAAACATAAAAGAGACTTGGGGTCTCGCACCTTACTTTTGTCAATTAATGGAACCGTTGGGAATGTTGCTTTTTACAAAGACGAAAAAGTAATGTTGGGGAAAAGTGCAGCATATTTAAATATTGAAGACTATATTGATGTTAATTTTATTTATCATGTTTTAAACACACCCAAAACACAATATTTCTTTTATTCCGAGTTAACTGGAACAACAATCAAGAACCTTTCTCTAAAATCCATTCGTGAAACTCGAATAGCAACGCCAAACTTGGAGGAACAAACTAAAATTGCAGATTTTCTTCAAAAAATTAATGAACGGATTGAAACCCAAAACAAAATAATTGAGCATCAAGAATCCTTAATAAAAGGTTTAATGCAACAAATTTTTACTCAGCAATTGCGATTTAAAGCAAATAATGGAAGTTTATTTCCTGATTGGCAGGAGAAGAAATTAGGAAAGTTGTTTCGCATTGGTAGTGGTAGAGATTACAAACATTTACAACAAGGTAACATCCCAGTCTATGGAACCGGGGGATACATGACTTCTGTTGATAATTATTTATATGAAGGTGAAAGTGTGGGTATTGGAAGAAAAGGAACAATTGATAAGCCAGTATTCTTAACTGGTAAATTCTGGACTGTAGACACTTTATTTTATACACATTCTTTTAAGGATGTTCTACCTTATTTTGTGTTTTTACTTTTTAAACAAATTAACTGGTTAAAATATAACGAAGCATCAGGAGTACCAAGTTTGTCAAAAACTACAATTGAAAAGATTAAAGTTAAAATTCCAGTTATTGAAGAACAGCAAAAGATTGTTAAATCCTTTTATTCAATAAGTAAAAGAATTGAAAATGAAAAGCAAATCTTAGAACATTATAAACAGCAAAAAAAGCACCTACTACAAAACCTGTTTATATAA
- a CDS encoding PAS domain-containing protein encodes MSEFTNTKQQRIKKLLEVSKLILETGNAHSFITENKDFISTVIPTDFITLFDEIIKDGYNMEDIKVLTNKVLNIFHVPIRDYVRVEPKPDSFLDVLEQNNHEMELLLNKVRPVFKEFVKDSGNSDLQKKLTELFTRLEIFAKHYTIKENVLFPIIEESWPDYRCLQIMWSFHDDIRRNIKFVISQLQEGNIDLKPFNKGVGDIFFNMHAIKFREERILFPYILSTITENQLEKMNREGFELGYPFIQPNLKMDKEVKPDYEGNLVNLGTGKVSIEQIKLIFNHLPVDITFVDENNKVCYFSTPPRRIFPRTTAIIGREVSNCHPPESVHVVEQIVESFRNGEKDQANFWIKMRGEFILIQYFAVRDESGNYKGVIEVSQEISGIKALEGEKRLLDW; translated from the coding sequence ATGTCGGAATTCACAAATACAAAACAACAACGGATAAAAAAATTGCTTGAGGTTTCTAAACTAATTTTGGAAACAGGGAACGCTCATTCATTCATTACTGAAAACAAGGATTTTATTTCTACGGTAATTCCAACTGATTTTATTACCCTTTTCGATGAAATTATAAAAGATGGATATAACATGGAGGATATTAAAGTACTTACAAATAAAGTCCTGAATATTTTCCATGTTCCTATTCGTGATTATGTAAGAGTTGAACCCAAACCGGATTCATTTCTTGATGTATTGGAACAGAATAACCACGAAATGGAATTGTTATTGAATAAAGTCCGTCCGGTTTTTAAAGAATTTGTGAAAGACTCAGGTAATTCTGATTTACAGAAAAAACTGACTGAACTCTTTACCCGTCTTGAAATTTTTGCAAAACATTACACTATAAAGGAAAATGTTCTATTCCCAATCATAGAGGAATCATGGCCGGACTATCGCTGTTTACAGATTATGTGGTCGTTTCACGATGATATTCGCAGAAATATTAAATTCGTAATCAGTCAATTACAAGAAGGCAATATCGACCTTAAACCATTCAATAAAGGTGTTGGCGATATATTCTTTAATATGCACGCCATAAAGTTCAGAGAAGAACGTATTCTTTTTCCTTATATATTATCGACTATCACCGAAAATCAGTTAGAAAAGATGAATCGTGAAGGCTTTGAGCTGGGCTATCCATTTATCCAACCTAATTTAAAGATGGACAAAGAAGTAAAACCAGATTATGAAGGGAACCTTGTAAATCTTGGAACGGGTAAAGTAAGTATCGAGCAAATTAAACTCATTTTTAATCATCTTCCGGTGGATATTACCTTTGTAGATGAGAACAACAAAGTTTGTTATTTCTCAACACCGCCTAGACGTATTTTTCCTCGTACAACAGCCATTATTGGACGTGAAGTAAGCAACTGTCACCCTCCTGAAAGTGTTCATGTGGTTGAACAAATTGTTGAATCATTCAGAAATGGCGAAAAAGACCAGGCTAACTTCTGGATTAAAATGCGAGGTGAATTTATTCTTATTCAATATTTTGCCGTTCGTGATGAATCTGGCAACTACAAAGGAGTTATTGAAGTTTCGCAAGAAATATCAGGAATCAAAGCATTGGAAGGTGAAAAACGATTGTTGGATTGGTAA
- a CDS encoding restriction endonuclease subunit S, translating to MKENRKNTLNVPNLRFPEFSGEWIEKRFDEIASDFSYGMNSAAIEFDGNNKYIRITDIDENTREFVPNPLTSPDGTIEDKYKLSKGDIVFARTGASVGKSYLYNENDGNLYYAGFLIKANVDRANESFVFFNTLRSNYNKWVKIMSMRSGQPGINAEEYRSLKLKIPSFSEQNKIAKLLTVIDGRISTQNKIIEDYKLLKKGMMQRIFNQEMRFKDANDCNFSEWENIRLGDIYSFKSTNSLSRDNLNLNYGLVKNIHYGDIHTKYHSHFDVEKEIVPFINANTDIKRFSDDCYIQEGDLVIADASEDYADIGKAVEVVNINKGKILAGLHTLLARRKDKRLTVGFAGHLMKTQYVRLAIMRISQGTKVLGISTKRLAEINLSIPPIPEQIKIVSTLSALDKKIGLETEHLDKLKSQKQYFLQNLFI from the coding sequence ATGAAAGAAAATAGAAAAAATACACTCAATGTTCCAAATTTGAGATTCCCGGAGTTTAGTGGAGAGTGGATTGAAAAGAGGTTTGATGAAATAGCAAGTGATTTCTCTTATGGGATGAACTCAGCGGCAATAGAATTTGATGGTAACAACAAATATATTAGAATTACAGATATTGATGAGAATACTCGTGAATTTGTGCCGAATCCATTAACATCTCCAGATGGAACTATTGAAGACAAATATAAACTATCCAAAGGAGATATTGTGTTTGCAAGAACTGGTGCAAGTGTGGGGAAAAGTTATCTCTATAATGAAAATGACGGCAATCTTTATTATGCGGGATTTTTAATTAAAGCTAATGTAGATAGGGCTAATGAAAGCTTTGTATTTTTTAATACTCTTCGTTCAAATTACAACAAGTGGGTAAAAATAATGTCAATGCGGTCTGGGCAACCGGGTATAAATGCTGAAGAATATCGTTCTTTAAAATTGAAAATACCTTCTTTTTCAGAGCAAAATAAGATAGCAAAATTGCTTACTGTTATCGATGGTCGTATATCAACCCAAAACAAAATAATTGAGGATTATAAATTGCTCAAGAAAGGTATGATGCAGAGAATATTTAATCAAGAAATGAGGTTTAAAGATGCTAATGACTGTAACTTTTCTGAGTGGGAGAATATTAGACTTGGTGATATATATTCCTTTAAATCAACAAATTCTTTATCCAGAGATAATTTAAATCTTAATTATGGGTTGGTAAAGAACATTCACTATGGAGACATTCATACAAAATATCATTCACATTTTGATGTTGAAAAAGAAATTGTTCCTTTCATAAATGCCAATACAGATATAAAAAGATTTTCAGATGATTGTTACATACAAGAGGGTGATTTAGTAATTGCAGATGCTTCTGAAGATTACGCTGATATAGGAAAAGCTGTTGAAGTCGTTAATATCAATAAAGGGAAAATATTGGCTGGCTTACATACTTTACTTGCTAGACGAAAAGACAAGCGTCTAACTGTTGGATTTGCAGGTCATTTGATGAAAACTCAATATGTAAGATTAGCAATTATGCGTATCTCTCAAGGAACTAAAGTTTTAGGTATTTCAACAAAAAGATTAGCAGAAATTAATTTAAGCATTCCACCAATACCGGAACAAATTAAAATAGTGTCAACACTTTCTGCTTTAGACAAGAAAATAGGATTAGAAACAGAGCATTTAGATAAGCTTAAATCTCAAAAACAGTATTTTTTACAAAACCTGTTTATATAA
- a CDS encoding type I restriction endonuclease subunit R, whose protein sequence is MSTQPEQILENNLVAQLQKLGYKNVVINDENDLLANLKLQLEVHNKVSLSAQDFKQILNFLNKGNIFERAKILRDRVPYVNDNGEHKTIELINQIHWCQNQFQVTQQVTMEGNYKNRYDVTILINGLPLVQIELKRRGLELKEAFNQTNRYERHSYWAGHGLFQFIQIFVISNGVNTKYYANSPVKARSFKQTFYWSDVNNKLITQLVDFTNVFLEPCHISKMITKYIVIHESDKILMVLRPYQFYAVEAIVERVETTRKFGYIWHTTGSGKTLTSFKTAQILTNYPKVHKVVFVVDRKDLDYQTTKEFNAFSKGSIDGTNNTNTLVKQMTGDNKLIVTTIQKLNTAISKKRYLAQMETQSEKRIVFIFDECHRSQFGKTHDDIKNFFTKCQMFGFTGTPIFEENAGTNEFGKRTTKMLFEKKLHQYVITDAIRDENVLKFSVEYISTFKKKDNILDIEVEAIDEAEVMNAPIRLNNIVDYIIANHNRKTHNKEFTSILAVSSIEPKTGFSPVVEYYKLFQQKKEQGLHNLKVATIFSYQANEDDKDAVGNFIDEEFAFESDQLMNIAAEPQATYNTQHSRDYLEEFIGNYNKDFGTNFTTKDSKSFYNYYNDVAKRVKHKQIDILLVVNMFLTGFDSKTLNTLYVDKNLKYHGLIQAYSRTNRILNELKSQGNIVCFRNLKGATDKAISLFSNINAKDEIIMQPYEEYVAKFNQAFEELLKIAPTVDSVNDLIDEEQELEFIKAFRELMRLRNVLVTFTEFTFDDLSMEEQGFEDYKSKYLDLYDKAKSTHQKEKVSILGDIDFELELIHRDEINVAYILKLLAKLKDSTEEEQEKQKKAILDLMTGDARMRSKRELIERFIQENLPSIKDSEDIPEEFENYWSKERIVAIEKLSEEENLDAEMLQEVIGNYMFTEKKPLRDDIIGMMKKKPSLKERKTISERITEKIIDFVDTFISGISGS, encoded by the coding sequence ATGTCTACTCAACCTGAACAGATACTCGAAAATAACCTTGTTGCACAGTTACAAAAGTTAGGATATAAAAATGTTGTTATTAATGATGAGAATGATTTACTGGCTAATCTGAAATTACAGCTCGAAGTTCATAATAAAGTTTCATTGTCTGCGCAGGACTTCAAACAAATTCTCAACTTTTTAAATAAAGGTAACATATTTGAGCGAGCTAAAATTCTACGAGACCGGGTTCCCTACGTCAACGATAATGGCGAGCATAAAACGATAGAGTTAATCAATCAAATTCATTGGTGTCAAAATCAATTCCAGGTTACACAACAAGTAACCATGGAGGGGAATTATAAGAATCGTTACGATGTTACAATTCTAATAAATGGTTTGCCTTTGGTTCAGATTGAATTAAAGCGAAGGGGACTTGAATTAAAAGAGGCTTTCAATCAAACCAATCGTTATGAAAGACACTCATATTGGGCTGGCCATGGCTTGTTTCAATTTATTCAGATTTTTGTAATCAGCAACGGGGTTAATACAAAGTATTATGCCAATAGTCCGGTAAAAGCCAGGTCATTTAAACAAACATTTTATTGGAGTGATGTAAATAATAAACTCATTACGCAACTTGTTGATTTCACCAATGTTTTCTTAGAACCTTGCCATATCTCAAAGATGATTACAAAATATATTGTAATTCATGAATCGGACAAGATATTAATGGTTTTACGCCCGTATCAGTTTTATGCCGTAGAAGCCATTGTTGAACGAGTTGAGACAACCAGGAAGTTTGGCTACATATGGCATACAACAGGTTCCGGGAAAACACTTACATCTTTTAAAACAGCTCAAATACTTACAAACTATCCAAAAGTACACAAGGTTGTTTTTGTGGTTGACCGTAAAGACCTTGACTACCAAACCACCAAAGAGTTTAATGCATTTAGCAAAGGGAGTATTGATGGAACAAACAACACCAACACCCTGGTAAAACAGATGACAGGTGATAATAAACTAATTGTAACCACAATTCAGAAGCTAAACACCGCCATTAGCAAGAAAAGGTATTTGGCTCAAATGGAGACTCAAAGCGAAAAACGGATAGTTTTCATTTTTGATGAGTGTCATCGTTCTCAATTCGGTAAAACACACGATGACATTAAGAATTTCTTTACTAAATGCCAAATGTTTGGTTTCACCGGCACACCTATTTTCGAAGAAAATGCAGGAACTAATGAGTTCGGGAAACGGACAACTAAAATGTTGTTTGAGAAAAAGCTGCATCAATATGTAATTACCGATGCCATTAGAGACGAGAATGTTCTAAAATTTTCAGTTGAGTACATCAGTACTTTTAAAAAGAAAGATAATATTTTAGATATTGAGGTTGAAGCTATTGACGAAGCAGAGGTAATGAATGCACCCATCCGTCTTAACAATATAGTGGATTACATTATTGCAAATCATAATAGAAAAACTCATAATAAAGAGTTTACAAGTATTCTTGCTGTATCAAGTATCGAACCCAAAACAGGTTTTAGTCCGGTAGTTGAATACTATAAGTTATTTCAACAAAAGAAAGAACAAGGGCTTCATAATCTAAAAGTAGCAACAATCTTTTCTTATCAGGCCAATGAAGATGACAAAGATGCTGTAGGCAATTTTATAGATGAAGAGTTTGCTTTTGAGTCTGACCAACTAATGAATATAGCAGCTGAACCACAAGCTACATATAATACTCAACATTCAAGAGACTATCTTGAAGAGTTTATAGGAAACTATAATAAGGACTTTGGTACGAATTTCACTACAAAAGACAGCAAAAGCTTTTATAATTACTATAATGATGTTGCTAAGCGAGTAAAACACAAGCAGATTGATATATTACTGGTGGTAAACATGTTTTTAACTGGTTTCGACAGCAAAACGTTAAATACCTTATATGTAGATAAAAATTTGAAATATCACGGTTTAATTCAAGCCTATTCCAGAACCAACCGCATTTTAAATGAGTTAAAATCACAAGGAAACATTGTTTGCTTTAGAAATTTAAAAGGTGCTACCGACAAAGCGATTTCTTTATTTTCAAATATCAATGCTAAGGATGAAATTATAATGCAGCCATACGAAGAGTATGTTGCCAAATTCAACCAGGCATTTGAAGAGTTATTAAAAATAGCCCCAACTGTTGATAGCGTAAACGATTTGATTGATGAAGAACAGGAGCTTGAGTTTATAAAAGCATTTCGTGAGTTGATGCGTTTAAGAAATGTACTTGTAACATTCACTGAGTTTACTTTTGATGATTTATCAATGGAAGAGCAAGGTTTTGAAGATTATAAAAGCAAATACCTTGACTTATACGATAAAGCAAAATCGACACACCAAAAAGAAAAGGTCTCTATACTAGGAGATATTGATTTTGAGTTGGAGTTAATTCACCGTGATGAAATAAACGTTGCATATATTTTAAAGCTTCTGGCTAAACTTAAAGATTCAACAGAAGAAGAACAGGAAAAACAGAAAAAAGCTATTCTTGATTTAATGACCGGAGATGCTCGTATGCGTAGTAAACGTGAATTAATCGAGCGATTTATTCAGGAAAATTTACCATCAATTAAAGATTCTGAAGATATACCTGAAGAATTTGAAAACTACTGGAGCAAAGAAAGAATTGTTGCCATTGAAAAACTTAGTGAAGAAGAGAATCTGGATGCAGAAATGTTACAGGAGGTAATCGGAAACTATATGTTTACCGAGAAAAAGCCATTACGTGATGATATTATTGGGATGATGAAAAAGAAACCATCCTTAAAAGAAAGGAAGACCATTTCTGAAAGAATCACCGAAAAGATTATTGATTTCGTTGATACATTTATAAGCGGTATTTCAGGGAGTTAA
- a CDS encoding cupin domain-containing protein: MIEKIFNTAEVYNLKDMVDYSDGSTVSKIITRNEKGNLTLFAFDKGQNHSEHSAPFDAIVQVLEGSGTIIINKKEHKVSEGQLIIMPANIPHAVEATEKFKMLLIMIKAS; the protein is encoded by the coding sequence ATGATTGAAAAGATATTTAATACCGCAGAAGTTTACAACCTGAAAGACATGGTTGATTATTCCGATGGTTCAACTGTAAGCAAGATTATTACACGTAATGAAAAGGGAAATTTAACCTTGTTTGCCTTTGATAAAGGACAAAACCATAGTGAACATTCAGCTCCGTTTGATGCCATTGTTCAGGTTTTGGAAGGTTCGGGTACAATTATAATCAATAAGAAGGAGCATAAGGTAAGTGAAGGACAATTGATTATTATGCCAGCCAACATTCCTCATGCTGTAGAAGCAACAGAAAAGTTTAAGATGTTGCTGATAATGATTAAAGCATCCTAA